In Microbulbifer celer, a single window of DNA contains:
- a CDS encoding HAD family hydrolase: MIHDTKLVIFDCDGVLVDSESIVCRVLAEEMTKLGMPATADELDEQFSGRPSRDCILDIETRYGGPLPESYFHNTERRIREAFHTELEPVTGIHEVLERLRTTDLQTCVASSGPHTKMQITLNKTGLWDFFDGRIFSADDVGRGKPWPDLFLHSARQFGIAPQHCLVVEDSIAGVKAAVSAGMPVVGYSHNGNRGRQLEAEGARVIHDMQLLLDYF; this comes from the coding sequence TTGATACACGATACCAAACTGGTAATTTTCGACTGCGATGGTGTGCTGGTCGATAGCGAAAGCATCGTCTGTCGGGTGCTGGCAGAAGAAATGACAAAGCTGGGTATGCCCGCCACCGCGGACGAGCTGGACGAGCAGTTCAGTGGTCGCCCCTCCAGGGATTGTATCCTGGATATTGAAACCCGCTATGGCGGTCCGTTACCGGAGTCTTATTTCCACAACACCGAGCGCCGTATCCGCGAGGCCTTTCATACTGAGCTGGAGCCGGTGACCGGTATTCATGAGGTACTGGAAAGACTGCGTACTACGGATCTGCAGACTTGTGTGGCCTCGTCGGGGCCGCATACCAAAATGCAGATTACCTTGAATAAAACCGGCCTGTGGGACTTTTTTGACGGGCGCATTTTCAGTGCCGACGATGTTGGCCGCGGAAAACCCTGGCCGGATTTGTTTTTACACAGCGCGCGCCAGTTTGGTATTGCACCGCAGCACTGCCTGGTGGTGGAGGATTCCATTGCCGGCGTGAAGGCGGCAGTGTCTGCTGGCATGCCGGTCGTGGGCTACAGCCACAACGGCAACCGCGGCCGGCAACTGGAAGCCGAAGGCGCGCGGGTTATTCACGATATGCAGCTGCTGCTGGATTATTTTTG
- a CDS encoding 16S rRNA (uracil(1498)-N(3))-methyltransferase codes for MRIPRIFSAEPLAGKTEVQLDESASRHVVKVLRLGPGRPLILFDGQGGEYEAEILEAGKKTARVKLGAHTAEDRQSPLAITLAIGISRGDRFDWVIQKATELGVTDIQPLFTERCEVKLTGERLQKKLGQWQQIAISACEQSARNRVPQILAPMKFAPFLASEDAADLSGTLKLVLHHRTDVSLPQLEQQFGRPQSALLLVGPEGGLSADEIELAMQRQFHPLRLGPRVLRTETAPVAALSVLQFQWGDF; via the coding sequence TTGCGTATCCCCCGTATTTTTTCCGCCGAACCCCTGGCGGGTAAAACCGAAGTTCAACTTGACGAATCCGCGTCCCGCCATGTGGTCAAGGTCCTGCGACTGGGCCCCGGCCGGCCGTTGATACTGTTTGATGGGCAGGGCGGGGAATACGAGGCCGAGATACTCGAAGCGGGCAAGAAAACCGCCCGGGTAAAACTGGGCGCCCACACCGCAGAGGATCGACAATCACCGCTGGCCATCACCCTCGCCATCGGCATCTCCCGCGGCGACCGTTTCGACTGGGTAATCCAGAAAGCCACCGAACTGGGGGTGACGGACATCCAGCCCCTGTTTACCGAGCGCTGCGAAGTGAAACTCACCGGCGAGCGGCTGCAGAAAAAACTCGGCCAGTGGCAGCAGATCGCCATCAGCGCCTGTGAACAGAGCGCGCGCAACCGCGTGCCGCAGATACTGGCGCCAATGAAGTTTGCTCCGTTTCTCGCCAGTGAAGACGCAGCAGACCTGAGCGGAACACTTAAACTCGTACTGCACCACCGCACCGACGTATCACTGCCACAACTGGAACAACAGTTTGGCCGTCCGCAGTCCGCGCTATTATTGGTGGGGCCGGAAGGCGGCCTGTCTGCAGACGAAATCGAACTGGCAATGCAGCGGCAGTTTCACCCGCTGCGTCTGGGGCCGCGGGTGCTGCGCACCGAAACTGCACCCGTGGCGGCGTTGTCCGTACTGCAGTTCCAATGGGGCGACTTCTGA